A part of Limihaloglobus sulfuriphilus genomic DNA contains:
- the rny gene encoding ribonuclease Y, producing the protein MDIYSIFGTVPVTALVGIGTGVVGFAVAVIGRYFYDKMNAAKIEAEHKKWADEARKEADNIIKAAKLEASSELIKRREESTQEFNQIRNELREQEKRLTRREDAAQRLSELAAEKEKQIELSERRMSDRQTAVDRKEKQITEIMNEQKKKLFQLTNMNVDEARELLLKRLEDECEYEMNTLIKKKIEETNDTVEQKAREIISLSIQRYAADQACENCVASVDIPNDDMKGRIIGREGRNIRAFEMATGVDVIVDDTPGVIVISCFDPIRRETARLSMEKLIQDGRIHPTRIEEIVAQSLKEVKAKVLQIGKEAAVEVDVRGLNNRILEKLGTLHFRTSYGQNVLRHDIEVAFLAQVMADELGLDGSVARRAGLLHDIGKAMDHEVEGGHPAIGANFLKRFSESSVIINCVEAHHGDVVADNPYSPLIAAADAISAARPGARRETLERYVKRLEKLEEIASSFRGVTNCYAIQAGREVRVIIDAENVNDEAATKVARDIAKKIEDEMTYPGEIKVTLLRELRCVEYAR; encoded by the coding sequence ATGGATATATACAGCATTTTCGGAACCGTCCCAGTGACGGCACTCGTCGGAATTGGAACCGGCGTTGTCGGCTTTGCCGTAGCCGTTATCGGAAGATACTTTTATGACAAAATGAACGCGGCGAAAATCGAGGCCGAACACAAAAAATGGGCAGATGAAGCAAGAAAAGAAGCTGATAACATTATAAAAGCCGCGAAACTTGAGGCTTCATCAGAACTTATCAAACGCCGTGAAGAGAGCACCCAGGAATTTAACCAGATCCGCAACGAACTTCGTGAACAGGAAAAACGCCTGACTCGGCGTGAAGACGCCGCCCAGAGACTTTCTGAGCTCGCGGCGGAAAAGGAAAAACAGATCGAACTCTCCGAAAGGCGCATGAGCGACCGCCAGACAGCCGTCGATAGAAAAGAGAAACAGATCACCGAAATTATGAATGAGCAGAAGAAAAAACTCTTCCAGCTCACCAACATGAATGTCGATGAGGCCCGTGAATTGCTCCTGAAACGCCTTGAAGATGAGTGTGAATACGAGATGAACACGCTTATCAAGAAGAAAATCGAGGAGACAAACGACACAGTCGAGCAAAAAGCGCGGGAAATCATCAGCCTTTCAATACAGCGTTATGCGGCTGACCAGGCATGTGAAAACTGTGTGGCCTCGGTTGACATTCCCAACGATGACATGAAGGGCCGCATTATCGGCCGCGAAGGACGTAATATCAGGGCCTTCGAGATGGCTACCGGCGTTGACGTGATAGTCGATGACACGCCAGGTGTGATAGTAATCAGCTGTTTTGACCCGATTCGGCGTGAAACCGCCCGCCTTTCGATGGAAAAACTTATCCAGGACGGACGTATTCATCCAACCCGCATTGAAGAAATCGTCGCCCAGTCTCTCAAAGAGGTTAAGGCCAAGGTACTCCAGATCGGCAAAGAGGCCGCTGTCGAGGTTGATGTCCGCGGGCTCAATAACCGGATCCTCGAGAAACTCGGCACCCTGCACTTTAGAACAAGTTACGGCCAAAATGTTCTCCGCCATGATATAGAAGTAGCCTTCCTGGCACAGGTTATGGCAGATGAACTCGGCCTTGACGGCTCAGTCGCACGCCGTGCAGGTCTGCTCCATGACATCGGAAAGGCGATGGATCACGAGGTCGAAGGCGGCCACCCGGCGATCGGAGCCAACTTCCTGAAGCGGTTCAGTGAATCGTCAGTCATTATTAACTGTGTCGAGGCTCACCACGGTGATGTTGTGGCAGATAACCCATACAGCCCGCTTATCGCCGCCGCCGATGCCATTAGCGCTGCACGCCCGGGAGCAAGACGCGAAACACTTGAACGCTACGTCAAGAGGCTCGAAAAACTCGAAGAAATCGCCAGCAGTTTCCGCGGCGTAACAAACTGTTATGCAATACAGGCCGGCCGCGAGGTCAGGGTTATTATAGACGCCGAAAACGTCAATGACGAAGCCGCGACCAAGGTTGCCCGTGATATCGCCAAAAAGATCGAAGACGAAATGACCTATCCCGGCGAAATTAAGGTAACACTTCTTCGTGAACTGCGTTGCGTTGAGTACGCACGATAA
- a CDS encoding TIGR00282 family metallophosphoesterase → MKVNILCIGDVVGKPGRNVLAEKLAGIVSSHSIDCVVVNAENAAGGSGLTEKIYNKLMRYGTNIITLGDHIFKKREIIPILERSNNILKPANLSEHASGRTYALYRTGKGPVVGVATLLGRVFMKPANCPFEAIDRLLPKLKNEADIIVVEVHAEATSEKTALGYYLDGKVSLVFGSHTHVQTADERILPGGTGYITDIGMTGPHQSVLGRNSDNVVKAMRTQMPYKYDVATDDARISGIIVTIDSNTKQTEMIRRIQVKADTHNGAAYDSDDGKPEPNGFFY, encoded by the coding sequence ATGAAAGTTAACATACTATGTATAGGCGATGTCGTAGGCAAACCGGGCAGGAACGTCCTTGCCGAGAAGCTGGCGGGCATTGTCAGCTCACATAGTATAGACTGCGTGGTTGTAAACGCGGAAAACGCGGCAGGCGGCTCGGGCCTTACCGAAAAGATATACAACAAACTTATGCGGTACGGGACTAATATTATTACCCTGGGCGACCACATTTTTAAAAAGCGGGAAATCATCCCGATACTGGAACGCTCGAATAACATCCTAAAGCCGGCAAACCTCTCCGAGCACGCATCCGGCAGGACATACGCCCTTTACCGGACAGGCAAGGGCCCTGTTGTCGGGGTTGCGACACTGCTTGGCAGGGTTTTTATGAAACCGGCAAACTGCCCCTTTGAAGCCATCGACAGACTGCTGCCCAAACTCAAAAACGAGGCGGATATTATTGTAGTTGAGGTTCATGCCGAAGCTACCAGCGAAAAAACTGCCCTGGGGTACTACCTCGACGGCAAGGTTTCACTCGTTTTCGGCTCACACACGCACGTCCAGACCGCCGACGAGCGAATACTGCCCGGCGGCACCGGATATATAACGGATATCGGGATGACCGGCCCGCATCAATCTGTTCTGGGACGCAACAGCGATAATGTAGTTAAGGCGATGCGGACGCAAATGCCTTACAAGTATGATGTTGCCACAGACGATGCCCGGATTTCGGGAATTATAGTCACCATAGACAGCAATACAAAACAAACTGAAATGATACGAAGAATACAGGTAAAAGCCGACACGCACAACGGCGCAGCCTATGACAGCGATGACGGCAAACCGGAGCCGAACGGCTTTTTCTACTAA
- a CDS encoding MBL fold metallo-hydrolase, giving the protein MIIETVTQGSYQTNSYILRGDNSSECVIIDTGMDNKELLARIDSQALKPEALLLTHGHLDHIIGVPDLRDKYPGIKVCIHENDAAALNEPERNMSAHSAIYRNFTTAAADIILEDGKTYSFAGMDFKVLHTPGHTPGCICLYCESEAALFTGDTVFAGSVGRTDFPGYDTNAAHQQLLNAVREKVFALPDDTKLYPGHGPSTTLRCEKKYNPFFNGQGFDYM; this is encoded by the coding sequence ATGATAATCGAAACAGTAACACAAGGCAGCTACCAGACAAACAGCTATATCCTGCGAGGCGATAATTCCAGCGAATGTGTCATCATTGACACGGGAATGGATAACAAAGAACTGCTGGCACGAATTGATTCGCAAGCCCTTAAACCAGAGGCACTTCTGCTGACACACGGCCATCTTGACCACATTATCGGGGTGCCGGATTTACGCGATAAGTACCCGGGTATCAAAGTATGCATCCATGAAAATGACGCCGCGGCACTCAACGAGCCGGAGAGGAACATGTCCGCACACAGCGCGATATACCGCAATTTCACTACCGCAGCGGCGGATATTATACTCGAAGACGGCAAGACATACAGCTTTGCCGGCATGGACTTTAAGGTACTTCACACCCCGGGGCATACGCCGGGCTGTATCTGTCTGTACTGTGAATCAGAAGCAGCTCTCTTTACAGGAGACACTGTTTTCGCAGGCTCTGTCGGAAGGACAGATTTCCCAGGATACGATACCAACGCGGCACATCAGCAGCTGCTAAACGCCGTCAGAGAAAAGGTATTCGCCCTTCCCGATGATACGAAACTCTATCCGGGCCACGGCCCCTCAACCACACTGCGTTGTGAGAAGAAGTATAACCCGTTTTTCAACGGCCAGGGATTTGATTATATGTAG
- the nfi gene encoding deoxyribonuclease V (cleaves DNA at apurinic or apyrimidinic sites), with translation MKIRELHGWDLSPKEAVALQRQLAGKISLNKFHGSVNLVAGVDCAFTDAGKTILCCCCVVDIANFETIETVRTKLPVNFPYVPGLLSFREAPVCIKALRLLKTLPDAVIFDGQGIAHPRRLGLAAHIGLLLNIPTVGCAKSRLCGEYREPGPSKGQSCPLLQKGEPTGKVLRTRDNVRPVFVSPGNNCSIDDAAKITLACCSKYRLPEPTRRADKLVAEFKKNIS, from the coding sequence ATGAAAATACGCGAACTTCATGGCTGGGATTTATCCCCCAAAGAGGCAGTCGCCCTGCAGAGACAGCTGGCGGGAAAGATTTCCCTGAATAAATTCCACGGTTCTGTAAACCTTGTCGCAGGGGTAGATTGCGCGTTTACAGATGCCGGCAAAACCATCCTGTGCTGCTGCTGTGTGGTTGACATAGCAAACTTTGAGACTATCGAGACGGTCAGAACTAAACTGCCGGTAAATTTCCCATACGTGCCGGGCCTGCTCTCGTTTCGGGAGGCTCCGGTTTGTATCAAGGCCCTGCGGCTGCTCAAAACCCTGCCGGATGCGGTCATCTTTGACGGCCAGGGAATCGCCCACCCCCGCCGGCTCGGGCTGGCAGCACATATAGGGCTCCTGCTCAACATCCCAACCGTCGGCTGCGCCAAAAGCCGGCTCTGCGGCGAATACAGAGAACCCGGCCCAAGTAAAGGCCAAAGCTGCCCGCTTCTGCAAAAGGGGGAGCCGACAGGAAAGGTGCTGCGGACGCGAGACAACGTCAGGCCCGTATTTGTTTCACCGGGGAACAACTGCTCGATCGACGATGCCGCGAAAATCACCCTCGCATGTTGCAGTAAATACAGACTACCCGAACCAACCCGCCGGGCAGACAAGCTCGTCGCGGAGTTCAAAAAGAATATTTCTTAA
- a CDS encoding Eco57I restriction-modification methylase domain-containing protein, with translation MQSSLLQKSDNLRLAANKRLNKINKLNFAQYMTPSSTASFMASLFKLKPGRVSLLDPGAGIGCLSSAFIDRVISEKNHSNIEIDSYEIDSSIKGYLHDNLFDFSSYANTHAIAVKWNIYNVDFIHQSVDNILSNKSLWNHSLKQYSYCIMNPPYKKISSNSQYRRELSALGIETVNLYSAFVALSIELLEESGQLVAIIPRSFCNGPYYKPFRRHILKNTSIDHLHLFNSRNKAFKDDNVLQENIIIALTKQKIQGPVTVSISTDDTFDDIKYEKYSFENIVHRDDPESFIHVPYESNYSKHNISKIMKSSLNELGIQLSTGPVVDFRLKEHLRLNPENGTCPLVYPCHFKDSRLYWPKDDSKKPNAIEINNKTQKWLYTAGYYTVVRRFSSKEEKRRLVASVVEPDIFPNSEVIAFENHLNVFHENKKGIPELIARGLSVFLNSTAVDNYFRRFSGHTQVNATDLKNFKYPNRETLVKLGKWAKKQNRITQELIDIKIDGLINGNYS, from the coding sequence ATGCAGAGCAGCTTACTTCAAAAATCCGATAATCTCAGGCTCGCCGCGAATAAACGGCTAAACAAAATCAATAAGCTGAATTTTGCGCAGTATATGACCCCCTCCAGCACCGCTTCTTTTATGGCTTCATTATTTAAATTAAAACCAGGCCGGGTTTCTCTCTTAGACCCTGGCGCAGGTATAGGCTGCCTGAGTTCAGCTTTTATAGACAGGGTAATTTCAGAGAAAAACCACTCCAATATAGAAATCGACTCCTATGAAATTGACAGTTCAATAAAGGGTTATCTGCACGATAACCTTTTTGATTTCAGCAGTTACGCAAATACACACGCAATTGCAGTCAAATGGAATATTTATAATGTCGATTTTATCCATCAGTCTGTTGATAATATTCTTTCAAATAAAAGTTTGTGGAATCATAGCCTAAAGCAGTATTCTTACTGCATAATGAACCCTCCCTACAAGAAGATATCAAGCAATTCCCAGTACAGAAGAGAGCTTTCTGCCTTGGGAATAGAGACAGTAAATCTCTACTCGGCCTTTGTGGCTTTGTCAATCGAGCTGCTTGAAGAAAGCGGGCAACTGGTTGCTATAATCCCCCGCAGCTTCTGTAATGGGCCTTACTATAAACCGTTTAGAAGGCACATCTTAAAAAACACATCCATTGACCATCTGCATCTATTTAATTCCAGAAACAAAGCCTTTAAAGATGATAATGTTTTACAAGAGAACATCATTATTGCACTGACAAAACAAAAAATACAAGGTCCTGTCACAGTCAGTATCTCAACTGACGATACTTTCGATGACATTAAATACGAGAAATACAGTTTTGAAAATATAGTTCACCGTGACGACCCGGAATCATTTATTCATGTACCTTATGAATCAAATTACAGTAAACACAATATTTCCAAAATCATGAAATCAAGCCTGAATGAACTTGGAATTCAGCTGTCAACAGGCCCTGTAGTGGATTTTAGGCTAAAAGAACACCTAAGACTGAATCCTGAAAATGGCACATGCCCCTTGGTTTATCCCTGCCATTTTAAAGACTCAAGACTATACTGGCCAAAAGATGACTCAAAAAAACCAAATGCCATTGAGATTAACAATAAAACTCAAAAATGGCTTTACACTGCCGGCTACTATACTGTTGTTCGCCGTTTTTCATCTAAAGAAGAAAAACGAAGGTTAGTAGCAAGCGTTGTAGAGCCAGATATTTTTCCTAACTCAGAAGTTATCGCTTTTGAGAACCATTTGAACGTATTTCATGAGAATAAAAAGGGGATTCCGGAACTTATTGCCCGGGGGCTCTCTGTTTTTCTAAATTCAACTGCTGTAGATAATTACTTTCGCCGTTTTAGTGGACATACACAGGTTAACGCTACAGATTTGAAAAACTTTAAATACCCAAACAGGGAAACATTAGTCAAGTTGGGGAAATGGGCTAAAAAACAAAACCGGATCACGCAAGAATTGATTGACATCAAAATTGACGGGCTGATAAATGGGAACTATTCGTAA
- a CDS encoding BsuBI/PstI family type II restriction endonuclease yields the protein MGTIRKTKHIEEAILILKDFGLPKEQQNVRSGLCLLALLDLKPAAKWQNASNPLIGITPIMEWMKFYYNKDYKPNTRETVRRQSIHQFVQAGIALHNPDRPDRPVNSPKAVYQISPHVLETVKHFGKTTWKQKLHEFLNKRETLVQQYARERKQYLVAVQINKKKHIQLSPGIHSELIKAVVEDFGARFVPDGKLIYVGDTGNKWGYFDETLLAELGVQVDSHGKMPDVVIFCQKRKWLILVESVTSHGPVNSKRHIELEKMFSKSQAGIVYVTAFPSRSIMARYLNDIAWETDVWVAQDPSHLIHFNGVRFLGPYS from the coding sequence ATGGGAACTATTCGTAAGACCAAGCACATTGAAGAAGCAATACTTATATTAAAAGATTTTGGTTTGCCCAAAGAACAGCAAAATGTACGCTCTGGTCTGTGCCTGCTGGCACTGCTGGATTTAAAACCTGCCGCAAAGTGGCAAAATGCTTCTAACCCTCTTATAGGCATTACCCCCATAATGGAATGGATGAAGTTTTATTACAACAAGGACTACAAACCAAACACTCGAGAAACCGTCAGAAGACAATCAATACACCAATTTGTACAAGCAGGCATAGCTCTCCATAATCCAGACCGGCCGGACAGGCCCGTTAACAGCCCTAAAGCAGTATACCAAATATCCCCGCATGTTTTAGAAACTGTAAAACATTTTGGTAAAACAACATGGAAACAAAAATTGCATGAGTTTCTAAATAAGAGAGAAACTTTGGTTCAACAATACGCAAGAGAAAGAAAACAGTATCTTGTAGCCGTTCAGATCAACAAAAAGAAACATATTCAACTTAGCCCTGGAATTCACAGCGAGTTAATTAAGGCGGTTGTTGAAGATTTTGGCGCAAGATTTGTTCCTGATGGGAAACTTATTTATGTTGGCGATACTGGAAACAAATGGGGCTATTTCGACGAAACTCTTTTGGCTGAATTAGGTGTTCAAGTTGATTCTCACGGGAAAATGCCTGATGTCGTAATATTTTGCCAAAAAAGAAAGTGGCTAATATTAGTCGAATCAGTTACAAGTCATGGTCCTGTTAATAGTAAACGACACATTGAGCTTGAAAAAATGTTTTCTAAGTCTCAAGCAGGAATTGTCTATGTAACTGCATTTCCCAGCCGATCTATTATGGCACGTTACCTTAATGACATTGCCTGGGAAACTGATGTTTGGGTTGCACAAGACCCGTCCCACCTTATACATTTTAACGGCGTTCGTTTTTTGGGGCCGTATAGTTAA
- the pyrH gene encoding UMP kinase codes for MKYKRVLLKISGESLCEPGGFGIDDAQTREIAEMIAKVCKTGAQVAIVVGGGNLLRGKTFSKDSYIPRATADYMGMLATVMNATALREGLAISGQPARVLSAIEVPAINERFVRRNCISYLEQNSVTILAGGTGNPFFSTDTCAALRAAEIDADVIIKATKVDGVFTDDPVTNPSAELIPKITYQDILHKDLKVIDHAAISICRENNIPIRVINIFKENNISDVLAGKDIGTLISNQ; via the coding sequence ATGAAATACAAACGTGTTCTTCTAAAGATATCCGGCGAGAGCCTTTGTGAGCCGGGGGGATTCGGCATCGACGATGCCCAGACCCGTGAAATAGCCGAAATGATCGCGAAAGTCTGCAAAACAGGCGCTCAGGTTGCGATTGTAGTTGGCGGCGGGAACCTGCTCAGGGGTAAAACATTCTCAAAAGACAGCTATATACCCAGGGCAACCGCCGATTATATGGGTATGCTGGCAACGGTTATGAACGCCACGGCCCTTAGAGAGGGCCTTGCGATATCAGGTCAGCCCGCCCGTGTGCTAAGTGCAATCGAGGTGCCGGCGATAAACGAAAGATTCGTGCGGCGAAACTGCATCAGCTACCTCGAACAAAACAGCGTCACTATACTTGCAGGCGGCACCGGAAATCCTTTCTTTTCTACCGATACATGCGCGGCTTTACGTGCCGCGGAGATCGATGCCGATGTCATTATAAAAGCCACCAAGGTTGACGGGGTCTTTACCGACGATCCCGTAACAAACCCCTCAGCCGAGCTTATACCGAAAATAACTTATCAGGACATCCTACACAAAGATTTAAAAGTCATAGACCACGCGGCTATCAGTATCTGCCGCGAAAATAATATACCCATTCGGGTGATAAATATATTTAAGGAAAACAATATTTCTGATGTTCTCGCCGGCAAGGATATCGGCACCCTGATTTCAAATCAGTAA
- the frr gene encoding ribosome recycling factor, with translation MTKTVQFLEDEFRGVRTGRASTGLVENMKIDYYGSMTPLKQMASLSIAEATQILIKPFDPSSVKNIEKAIKTSDLGLTPMADGGTIRLPIPPLSEERRQKIAAQLKQMAEQQKIAIRNIRRDANKQLDDEEKSKVITEDDRDKGKKDIDDMTKKYSDQIDNILKDKIKEVMEE, from the coding sequence ATGACTAAGACAGTTCAGTTTCTCGAGGATGAATTTCGCGGCGTCCGCACCGGACGCGCATCTACAGGTCTTGTAGAAAACATGAAGATAGATTACTACGGAAGCATGACTCCCTTGAAACAGATGGCGAGTCTTTCCATTGCGGAAGCTACACAGATACTGATAAAACCCTTTGATCCGTCATCTGTGAAAAATATCGAGAAGGCAATCAAAACCAGCGACCTCGGGCTTACCCCCATGGCCGACGGAGGTACGATACGCCTGCCGATTCCGCCGCTCTCAGAGGAACGCCGCCAAAAAATAGCCGCACAGCTCAAACAAATGGCTGAACAACAGAAAATAGCTATCAGAAATATCAGGCGGGACGCTAACAAACAGCTTGATGACGAGGAAAAAAGCAAGGTTATAACCGAAGATGACCGCGATAAGGGCAAGAAGGATATTGACGATATGACAAAAAAATATTCAGACCAGATTGACAATATCCTTAAAGATAAGATTAAAGAAGTTATGGAAGAGTAA